One window of Streptomyces sp. SUK 48 genomic DNA carries:
- a CDS encoding DUF1295 domain-containing protein — MSAFPWGAFAVNLGWAAACALAVLLATFLLALRKGVHRIVDSAWGAAFAAVALLTYGLSAGTGDGARRALVVLLTVVWGLRLAVHIAYRGRGHGEDPRYEDLLSRAPGSRALYALRTIYLLQAGLVWLVSLPVQAAAYAPGPLSGPAWAGTALWALGMFFETVGDAQLARFKADPANRGRIMDQGLWRLTRHPNYFGDFCVWWGLFLVACDGGAAPAAVSVVSPLVMSLLLIKGSGKRLLERRMEGRPGWTEYAARTSGFFPLPPRRRP; from the coding sequence ATGAGCGCGTTTCCATGGGGCGCCTTCGCGGTGAATCTCGGCTGGGCGGCGGCCTGCGCCCTGGCGGTCCTGCTCGCCACCTTCCTGCTCGCCCTGCGCAAGGGCGTGCACCGGATCGTCGACAGCGCCTGGGGAGCCGCCTTCGCCGCGGTCGCCCTGCTGACCTACGGCCTGTCGGCGGGCACCGGCGACGGGGCCCGGCGCGCGCTCGTCGTGCTGCTGACGGTCGTCTGGGGGCTGCGGCTGGCGGTGCACATCGCGTACCGCGGCCGCGGCCACGGCGAGGACCCCCGTTACGAGGACCTGCTGTCACGCGCACCGGGCAGCCGCGCCCTGTACGCCCTGCGGACGATCTACCTGCTCCAGGCCGGGCTGGTCTGGCTGGTCTCGCTGCCGGTGCAGGCGGCGGCGTACGCGCCCGGACCGCTGTCCGGCCCGGCCTGGGCCGGTACGGCGCTCTGGGCGCTCGGGATGTTCTTCGAGACCGTCGGGGACGCGCAGTTGGCCCGGTTCAAGGCCGACCCGGCGAACCGGGGCCGGATCATGGACCAGGGGCTGTGGCGGCTGACCCGGCACCCGAACTATTTCGGGGACTTCTGCGTCTGGTGGGGGCTGTTCCTGGTCGCCTGCGACGGCGGAGCCGCCCCCGCCGCCGTGTCCGTCGTCTCGCCCCTGGTCATGAGCCTGCTGCTGATCAAGGGCAGCGGAAAGCGGCTGCTGGAGCGGCGCATGGAGGGCAGGCCGGGCTGGACCGAGTACGCCGCGCGCACCAGCGGCTTCTTCCCCCTGCCGCCCCGCCGGCGCCCTTGA
- a CDS encoding anti-sigma factor yields MTTTDPHALTGAYAVHALEGEERTAFEHHLAACAACAQEVAEFTATAGRLALAATVRPRPVMRQQVLTRITTVRQVPPGAAPAERVRRGVQRGRRLTRWALAASVAVAAAFGGTAVWQYERAQDARHQAAAAERHAEEIAGVLAAPDAKTRSARVAGGTGTVVVSARRDRAVFVTSDMAEPPRGKVYQLWFAVGGSMRPAGLMSPDRASQTVLMRGGVDGASGVGITVEPAGGSPRPTSTPIGLLALPS; encoded by the coding sequence ATGACCACGACCGATCCGCATGCCCTGACCGGCGCCTACGCGGTACACGCGCTGGAAGGTGAGGAACGTACCGCCTTCGAGCATCATCTGGCCGCGTGCGCCGCCTGCGCGCAGGAGGTCGCGGAGTTCACGGCCACCGCCGGACGCCTGGCCCTGGCCGCCACGGTGCGCCCGCGCCCGGTGATGCGGCAGCAGGTCCTCACCCGCATCACCACCGTGCGGCAGGTGCCGCCCGGCGCCGCGCCCGCGGAGCGGGTACGCCGCGGCGTACAGCGTGGACGGCGGCTCACCCGCTGGGCGCTGGCCGCCAGCGTGGCCGTCGCGGCCGCGTTCGGCGGGACCGCCGTATGGCAGTACGAGCGTGCCCAGGACGCCCGGCATCAGGCGGCCGCGGCCGAACGGCACGCGGAGGAGATCGCGGGGGTGCTGGCCGCACCGGACGCGAAGACACGTTCGGCGCGGGTGGCGGGCGGTACGGGCACCGTGGTGGTCTCGGCCCGGCGTGACCGGGCCGTGTTCGTGACCTCGGACATGGCCGAGCCGCCCCGGGGCAAGGTCTACCAGCTGTGGTTCGCCGTCGGCGGGTCGATGCGTCCGGCCGGGCTCATGAGCCCCGACCGCGCCAGTCAGACCGTGCTGATGCGGGGCGGGGTGGACGGGGCCTCGGGCGTCGGAATCACCGTGGAACCGGCCGGTGGCTCGCCGCGGCCGACCAGTACGCCCATCGGCCTGCTGGCGCTCCCCTCCTGA
- a CDS encoding sigma-70 family RNA polymerase sigma factor, with translation MKEPVHISTNPSGKPDLQRLLHEVALGDHEAFAAVYDIVAGSVLGVARAVLRDQAQSEEVAQDVLVEVWRTAPRYQPERGSAINWILTLAHRRAVDRVRSVEAAAARDTKVALLEHQPAYDEVTEQVESRLEQEQVRRCLRTLTELQRQSVTLAYYRGLTYREVAEALALPLGTVKTRLRDGLIRLRDCLGVTA, from the coding sequence GTGAAAGAACCAGTACATATCAGCACCAACCCCTCAGGGAAACCCGATCTGCAACGCCTGCTGCACGAGGTGGCGCTGGGGGACCATGAGGCTTTCGCGGCGGTCTACGACATCGTCGCCGGCTCCGTCCTCGGGGTCGCCCGGGCGGTCCTGCGCGATCAGGCGCAGTCGGAGGAGGTGGCGCAGGACGTGCTGGTGGAGGTGTGGCGCACGGCCCCGCGCTACCAGCCCGAGCGCGGCAGTGCCATCAACTGGATCCTCACCCTCGCCCACCGGCGGGCCGTGGACCGGGTCCGGTCGGTGGAAGCGGCCGCGGCCCGTGACACCAAGGTCGCTCTCCTCGAACACCAGCCCGCCTACGACGAGGTGACCGAACAGGTCGAGAGCCGGCTGGAGCAGGAGCAGGTGCGGCGCTGCCTGCGCACCCTGACCGAGCTCCAGCGCCAGTCGGTCACTCTGGCGTACTACCGCGGCCTGACCTACCGTGAGGTCGCCGAAGCACTCGCGTTGCCGCTCGGCACGGTGAAGACCCGCCTGCGCGACGGACTCATCCGGCTCCGCGACTGCCTGGGGGTGACCGCATGA